A region from the Adhaeribacter swui genome encodes:
- a CDS encoding response regulator: MISVDKVLIVDDDSTAHFLMTRIIKSTIANRQILYANNGQEALTILHEHCFIERCPTLILLDINMPVMDGFEFLNAIQDTPLAKLPLHIVVLTSSVNPVDVRKALRFPIVGYMEKPLTVEKLILAIE, encoded by the coding sequence ATGATTTCAGTAGATAAAGTGTTGATCGTGGATGATGATTCTACTGCGCATTTTTTGATGACTCGCATTATTAAAAGTACGATTGCCAACCGGCAAATACTATACGCAAATAATGGACAGGAGGCTTTAACAATCCTCCACGAACATTGTTTTATTGAACGTTGCCCTACCTTGATCTTACTCGACATTAACATGCCGGTAATGGATGGATTTGAATTTCTGAATGCAATACAAGACACCCCATTAGCTAAACTACCCTTGCATATTGTGGTTTTAACTTCTTCTGTTAATCCCGTTGATGTAAGAAAAGCGTTGCGGTTTCCGATCGTAGGATACATGGAAAAACCGCTTACCGTCGAAAAATTAATCCTTGCCATAGAATAA
- a CDS encoding fatty acid desaturase family protein: MNQKVKFLNSTHAPFFSTVRQRVEDYFQEKSISKHANGAMWRKAFFYMLASLGLYGLILSNQFSAGAMFGLAVLLGVSHAGLGFNVGHDALHGSFSRNNKINKALSFIFPFIGASPYVWNLTHNVVHHTYTNIPGHDEDIEIAPGLIRLDTAEKVNKLQRFQHLYGFGLYSLASLSWVFRKDYVKFFQKKIGQHPTLNHPKQEYFNLFFYKALYYGLYMVLPLLVLDITWWQFIIGFLALHLAEGFVMGLVFQLAHVVEGTDFPVPNAQGNIEEAWAAHQLRTTANFATGNKVAGFLLGGLNQQIEHHLFPKVCHIHYPAIGAIIKQTAREFNLPYLENATFWRALQSHYRMLQKFGPEAYRLQAEKYRGSLL, translated from the coding sequence ATGAATCAAAAAGTTAAGTTTTTAAATAGTACCCATGCTCCTTTCTTTAGCACCGTTCGCCAACGCGTAGAAGATTATTTTCAGGAAAAAAGTATTTCCAAACACGCCAACGGGGCCATGTGGCGCAAAGCCTTTTTTTACATGCTGGCTTCTTTGGGGCTCTACGGGCTGATCCTGTCCAATCAATTTAGCGCCGGCGCCATGTTCGGGCTGGCCGTGCTCTTGGGCGTGAGTCACGCCGGTCTGGGGTTTAATGTTGGCCACGATGCCCTGCATGGTTCCTTTTCCCGTAATAACAAGATCAATAAAGCCCTTAGTTTTATTTTCCCTTTTATTGGAGCAAGTCCGTACGTTTGGAACCTGACCCACAATGTGGTACACCATACCTACACCAATATTCCCGGACACGACGAAGACATTGAAATCGCGCCGGGTTTGATCCGCTTAGATACCGCCGAGAAAGTAAATAAGCTGCAACGGTTTCAGCACCTGTATGGTTTTGGTCTTTATAGCTTGGCTTCTTTGTCGTGGGTCTTCCGGAAGGATTACGTAAAATTCTTTCAAAAGAAAATCGGGCAACACCCCACTTTGAACCACCCCAAACAAGAGTATTTTAATTTGTTCTTCTATAAAGCCCTTTATTATGGCCTGTATATGGTCTTGCCCTTACTGGTGCTGGATATTACCTGGTGGCAGTTTATAATTGGCTTCTTAGCCTTGCACTTGGCGGAAGGATTTGTTATGGGTTTGGTCTTTCAGCTGGCCCACGTGGTAGAAGGGACCGACTTCCCGGTACCCAACGCGCAAGGAAACATAGAAGAAGCTTGGGCGGCCCACCAGCTGCGTACCACCGCCAACTTTGCCACGGGCAATAAAGTGGCGGGCTTCTTACTCGGGGGCTTGAACCAGCAAATTGAGCACCACCTGTTTCCCAAGGTTTGTCACATACACTATCCCGCCATCGGGGCTATTATCAAGCAAACGGCGCGGGAGTTTAATCTGCCCTACCTGGAGAATGCGACGTTCTGGCGGGCGTTGCAATCCCATTACCGGATGCTCCAGAAGTTCGGTCCGGAAGCGTACCGGTTGCAAGCAGAAAAATACCGCGGTAGCTTATTGTAA
- a CDS encoding response regulator, with translation MALLHKILVVDDDDISLFLATNLLKLLTVDVEVQTVSGAQQALDYLQAASQSGSYPELMLVEIIMEPMNGFEFMQAYRDSNRLNQLPIQIVFVSSNRQYRHLEQAQNFLDLDFIEKPLTPKNLAKYLA, from the coding sequence ATGGCCTTGCTCCACAAAATTTTAGTAGTCGATGATGATGATATTTCCCTCTTTTTGGCGACTAATCTCTTAAAACTGTTGACCGTTGACGTAGAGGTACAAACTGTTAGCGGAGCACAACAAGCCTTAGACTATTTACAAGCCGCCTCCCAATCAGGTTCTTACCCCGAACTGATGTTAGTAGAAATAATTATGGAGCCAATGAACGGTTTTGAATTCATGCAAGCCTATAGAGATTCCAACCGACTCAATCAGTTACCTATCCAAATTGTTTTTGTTAGCTCCAATCGGCAATATCGGCATTTAGAGCAGGCTCAAAATTTTCTTGACCTTGATTTTATTGAAAAACCCCTGACACCCAAGAATCTCGCTAAATATCTAGCCTGA
- the hxsC gene encoding His-Xaa-Ser system radical SAM maturase HxsC, with product MLLKTKGKPLNILKPIVAKVTRNAFALDSNLILIIDDQYIGFVEREFKVIITTHNLSSDRIDTPYVHSITSLEHLREGDIIVVNTDGVINTLYRAESNHNFILVTERCNSNCLMCSQPPKDKNDIDYLFEIHKQLIPLIPKSCFELGITGGEPTLMGNSFFELLELIKYELPETEVHCLTNGRSFAWRSIADRLGVLDFNRLMLGIPLYSDYYLTHDYIVQAKDAFNQTIQGLYNLAANNQRIEIRVVLQQQSIPRLVKLAKFIYKNLPFVEHIAFMGLENQGYTPHNIDKLWIDPVDYMNELGEAVEFLSSKDLNVSIYNSQLCLMPKDLWDYSRRSISDWKNIYFEECTKCAVVNECGGFFASAETMRSKNLRAITY from the coding sequence ATGCTACTAAAAACCAAAGGCAAGCCTTTAAATATCCTGAAACCAATCGTAGCAAAAGTTACTAGAAATGCTTTTGCTCTAGATTCAAATTTAATATTGATTATTGATGATCAATATATTGGATTTGTAGAAAGGGAGTTCAAAGTAATTATTACTACCCATAACCTTTCGTCCGATAGGATTGATACTCCTTATGTTCATTCCATAACTAGCTTAGAGCATTTAAGAGAGGGCGATATTATTGTTGTGAATACAGATGGCGTTATTAATACTTTATATCGGGCGGAATCGAATCATAATTTTATTCTAGTAACGGAAAGATGCAATAGCAACTGCTTGATGTGCTCTCAGCCACCAAAGGACAAGAATGACATAGATTATCTTTTCGAAATTCATAAACAATTGATCCCTTTAATTCCAAAGAGCTGTTTTGAATTGGGAATTACGGGAGGAGAACCCACCTTAATGGGAAACTCATTTTTTGAGTTATTAGAGCTTATAAAGTATGAACTACCAGAAACCGAAGTGCATTGTTTAACCAACGGGAGATCTTTTGCCTGGCGGAGTATTGCTGATCGGCTCGGGGTCTTGGATTTTAATCGTTTGATGTTAGGCATTCCTCTTTACTCGGATTATTACCTGACCCATGACTATATTGTACAGGCAAAAGATGCCTTTAATCAGACCATCCAAGGATTATATAATTTAGCAGCAAACAACCAGCGTATAGAGATTCGTGTAGTTCTACAACAGCAATCTATCCCCCGATTAGTAAAGCTGGCAAAATTCATTTATAAAAATTTGCCTTTTGTAGAGCATATTGCTTTTATGGGTTTAGAGAACCAAGGTTATACGCCTCATAATATAGATAAGCTCTGGATAGATCCGGTAGATTACATGAATGAATTAGGAGAAGCCGTAGAATTTTTATCCAGTAAAGATTTAAATGTTTCTATCTATAATTCGCAACTATGCTTGATGCCAAAAGATTTATGGGACTACAGTAGAAGATCAATTTCCGATTGGAAAAACATCTATTTTGAAGAATGTACTAAATGTGCCGTAGTTAATGAATGTGGAGGCTTTTTTGCTTCGGCAGAAACAATGCGTAGCAAAAATTTAAGAGCAATAACTTATTAA
- a CDS encoding RNA polymerase sigma factor — protein sequence MQQADCKAFSYLYDAYSPVLYGVLLRIVKHRVVAEDLLQEAFLKIFHSFYQYDSSKGKLFTWLVSIVRHLAIDKIRSRSYLEGKKTRALLINARVEKYCCHTFRPDHIGIKTLTDKLPAENKTIIDLMYFEGYSQSEIAKKLSLPLGTVKSRARKGLQLLKSLV from the coding sequence TTGCAACAGGCGGATTGCAAGGCCTTTTCCTACTTATACGATGCTTACTCTCCGGTTCTTTACGGTGTTTTACTCCGCATTGTCAAACACCGCGTAGTTGCGGAGGATCTGTTGCAAGAAGCCTTTCTAAAAATTTTTCATTCCTTCTATCAGTACGACAGTAGTAAAGGCAAGCTCTTTACTTGGTTGGTTAGCATTGTGCGCCATTTAGCCATTGATAAAATACGTTCCCGCAGCTATTTAGAAGGCAAGAAAACTAGGGCGTTGTTAATCAACGCTCGGGTCGAAAAATATTGCTGCCACACCTTTAGGCCAGATCATATTGGCATAAAAACATTGACGGACAAATTACCAGCCGAAAATAAAACGATTATTGACTTGATGTATTTCGAGGGGTACTCCCAAAGTGAAATAGCTAAAAAGCTAAGTCTGCCCTTAGGAACGGTTAAATCCCGGGCAAGAAAAGGCCTGCAACTTTTAAAGTCACTAGTTTAA
- a CDS encoding recombinase family protein: MEKKYVAYYRVSTAKQGASGLGLEAQQYAVASFLKGQKITSEFIEVESGKKNNRPQLIAAIEQARKIKGTLVIAKLDRLSRNASFIFTLKDSGVDFVCADMPDANTLTIGIFAVLAQHERELISSRTKAALQAKIAQGAKLGSPQNLTYADRVAGAQVLKERALTNQNNKRAAAMIKLYRKQGLSWMGIAAQLNEDGFRTSRGREFQAVQVQRIYNRMMLI; the protein is encoded by the coding sequence ATGGAGAAGAAGTACGTAGCTTATTACCGGGTGTCCACGGCCAAGCAGGGGGCTAGCGGTTTGGGGTTGGAAGCACAGCAATACGCCGTGGCCAGTTTCTTGAAAGGCCAGAAGATTACCAGTGAATTTATTGAAGTGGAAAGCGGGAAGAAAAACAACCGCCCCCAGCTGATTGCGGCCATCGAGCAAGCCCGAAAAATTAAAGGCACATTAGTAATTGCCAAGCTGGACCGGCTGAGCCGAAACGCTTCATTTATTTTTACCCTGAAGGATAGTGGGGTTGATTTTGTCTGTGCCGATATGCCGGATGCCAACACTTTAACGATTGGCATTTTTGCGGTGCTGGCTCAACACGAACGGGAGCTGATCAGCAGCCGGACTAAAGCAGCGCTTCAGGCCAAGATTGCCCAGGGCGCTAAACTGGGGAGTCCCCAAAATTTAACTTATGCAGACCGGGTAGCTGGTGCCCAGGTATTAAAAGAAAGAGCATTAACTAATCAGAATAATAAACGGGCGGCCGCGATGATTAAACTTTACCGGAAGCAAGGATTAAGCTGGATGGGTATTGCCGCGCAATTAAATGAGGATGGTTTTCGGACCAGCCGGGGCCGGGAGTTCCAAGCTGTGCAGGTGCAAAGGATTTATAACAGAATGATGCTTATATAA
- a CDS encoding cold-shock protein: MNNGVVKFFNGQKGFGFIKETNSDQDYFVHVSGLMDDVRENDAVTFDLQEGKKGLNAVNVKRA, translated from the coding sequence ATGAATAACGGAGTAGTAAAATTCTTTAATGGCCAGAAAGGATTCGGGTTTATCAAAGAAACAAATTCAGATCAAGATTATTTTGTCCACGTTTCCGGCTTAATGGATGATGTTCGGGAAAACGACGCGGTAACTTTTGATCTGCAGGAAGGAAAAAAAGGACTCAACGCGGTGAATGTAAAACGCGCCTAG
- a CDS encoding T9SS type B sorting domain-containing protein: MLHLKWHYPQLCKQSAIHIQLIIKSFIFCLFFLLALSGHSQNEASIWYLGKGYGLQFDQATPKIVQKGPLEEGAAATYSNPAGQVLLYANYRGVFNKDNVLLENDTWQPLTSSPIYIIPKPGSPSLFYIFYVGPNTASSFAEYSVRYVTVDLTANGGQGAIIEKLTVLYKDLHGSFTISGQCVNNTYWLVGETNTNVTSQKVDQLLAFKITPDGVSSRAIRSEPVPIGNSSNLKLSPKGDKIVFGYDGIPGYEGTGLADFNAATGEVAKSFVLESRGFGMEFSASGNKLYLLDFSGKKLWQFDISSGNQVAILASKKLIYDGPVQLTSPQLAPDGRIYFTQPENTRALAVINYPERDGTACDMVPNALILPTDVYPFLPTFAANFLYSFPGKPDAGPDKEICPSQPVKLGGTPNRNYTYRWEPATYLSDPASPTPVFLYPNAITQKKDFVYTLYVNDGLCELADGVTISVMPTPEKEKITGSQSVCPGVEKVDYSVIKREGYTYRWAVSGGQLISGQGTAAIQVNWGPSNTQAQVSLIILNESGCESEPIILPVRINVVLIPEKPQGPELICQNLAFNQLYTVTYTTGSLYTWGIQGGVITSGQGSNHVTVDWSGLGNHQLWIQEQSTTVDTVCYGVSDTLMVKVYQDNTTITIENISLNPQDEKQVQISWSSSDNDRLQEPFDLYRREYGKSNWHLISDSVSFVTPILDGGLNSDEFVYEYQISTRNGCQQIITSNQHHTIQLQNKSGEEDKNITLSWNAYEGWPNGVERYEIWRRLDQESDMKLVGQLPGSLLTFADLSTIDGFEHVYWVKAIAKGSSFASWSNSIQLTFKHPLLPPNVFTPNNDGVNDLFEIRNLELYPANQLRIYNRWGQEVYKASGYKNNWSAENVTEGTYFYQLLLLNSGQQIKGWIEVVR; this comes from the coding sequence ATGCTACACTTAAAATGGCACTATCCGCAGTTATGCAAGCAAAGTGCGATTCATATCCAACTTATAATTAAAAGTTTTATTTTCTGCTTGTTCTTCCTTCTAGCCTTAAGCGGGCATAGCCAAAATGAAGCCTCTATTTGGTATTTAGGTAAAGGCTATGGCCTTCAATTTGACCAAGCAACACCTAAGATTGTTCAAAAAGGCCCCTTAGAGGAGGGAGCGGCCGCTACCTATTCTAATCCAGCTGGCCAAGTACTGCTTTATGCTAATTACAGGGGTGTTTTCAACAAGGACAACGTACTACTAGAGAATGATACCTGGCAACCATTAACTTCCAGTCCGATTTATATCATTCCTAAACCCGGCTCCCCTTCCCTCTTCTATATTTTTTATGTGGGTCCTAATACAGCTAGTTCATTTGCAGAGTATTCGGTCAGGTATGTTACCGTCGATCTTACCGCGAATGGTGGACAGGGAGCAATCATTGAAAAACTTACCGTTCTCTATAAAGATTTACATGGCTCTTTTACCATCTCTGGCCAATGTGTAAATAATACTTACTGGTTGGTAGGAGAAACCAATACGAATGTTACCAGCCAAAAAGTAGATCAGTTGCTAGCTTTTAAGATTACCCCGGATGGAGTAAGTTCCCGGGCCATTCGCTCCGAACCCGTGCCCATTGGCAATTCTAGTAATTTAAAACTCTCTCCCAAAGGTGACAAAATTGTTTTTGGTTATGATGGCATACCCGGATACGAAGGAACCGGATTAGCAGATTTTAATGCCGCTACCGGAGAAGTAGCAAAATCCTTTGTCTTGGAAAGCCGGGGATTCGGCATGGAGTTTTCTGCTTCAGGTAATAAATTGTACCTCCTTGATTTTAGCGGGAAAAAACTATGGCAATTTGATATTAGTTCCGGTAACCAAGTGGCCATTTTGGCTTCTAAGAAGTTGATTTATGATGGCCCAGTTCAGTTAACCAGCCCCCAGCTAGCTCCCGATGGTAGAATTTACTTTACCCAACCAGAAAATACCCGCGCGTTGGCAGTTATCAATTACCCTGAACGAGATGGTACAGCCTGTGATATGGTTCCTAATGCGCTTATTCTACCTACTGATGTTTATCCATTCCTTCCTACTTTTGCTGCTAATTTTTTATACAGCTTTCCAGGAAAGCCGGACGCCGGTCCAGATAAAGAAATCTGTCCCAGTCAGCCGGTCAAGCTGGGAGGCACTCCCAACAGGAACTACACCTACCGTTGGGAGCCTGCTACTTATTTGAGTGATCCGGCTTCACCTACTCCGGTTTTCTTATATCCCAATGCCATTACCCAAAAGAAAGACTTTGTTTATACCCTTTATGTAAATGATGGGCTTTGCGAATTGGCCGATGGAGTAACCATTTCGGTGATGCCCACACCTGAAAAAGAAAAAATTACAGGCAGTCAGTCCGTATGCCCGGGAGTAGAAAAAGTAGATTACAGCGTTATTAAGCGAGAGGGATATACTTATCGGTGGGCGGTTTCCGGAGGGCAGCTTATTAGCGGACAAGGTACCGCAGCCATTCAAGTAAATTGGGGTCCATCTAACACTCAGGCGCAAGTGAGCTTAATTATTTTAAATGAAAGCGGCTGTGAAAGTGAGCCAATAATCCTACCAGTACGCATCAATGTAGTCTTGATACCCGAAAAGCCTCAAGGTCCAGAATTAATATGCCAGAATCTAGCGTTCAATCAACTTTATACTGTTACCTACACGACAGGCTCTTTGTATACCTGGGGAATTCAAGGGGGGGTTATTACTTCGGGGCAAGGAAGTAACCATGTTACTGTTGATTGGTCTGGATTAGGTAACCACCAGTTATGGATTCAGGAGCAGAGCACCACCGTAGACACTGTCTGTTACGGGGTGTCAGACACGCTGATGGTAAAGGTATATCAGGATAATACCACTATAACTATTGAGAACATTAGCTTAAACCCTCAAGATGAAAAACAAGTGCAAATAAGCTGGTCCAGTTCTGACAATGATCGCCTGCAGGAACCATTTGATTTGTACCGCCGGGAGTATGGAAAAAGTAATTGGCACCTGATCAGCGATTCTGTTTCTTTCGTAACTCCAATTCTGGATGGTGGCCTGAATTCAGACGAGTTTGTCTACGAATACCAGATTAGTACGAGGAATGGCTGTCAACAAATTATTACGAGCAACCAGCATCATACTATCCAGCTCCAAAATAAGAGTGGTGAAGAAGATAAAAACATTACGCTCAGCTGGAACGCATATGAGGGTTGGCCTAACGGAGTGGAACGGTATGAAATTTGGCGGCGGCTAGATCAAGAATCAGATATGAAACTCGTAGGTCAGCTGCCGGGTAGTTTGCTGACTTTTGCTGATCTTTCTACTATCGATGGGTTTGAACATGTGTATTGGGTTAAAGCTATAGCGAAAGGTAGTTCTTTCGCATCCTGGTCTAATTCTATCCAATTAACTTTTAAGCATCCCTTACTCCCACCCAATGTTTTTACACCTAATAACGATGGAGTAAATGACTTGTTCGAAATTCGTAACTTGGAACTCTACCCGGCTAATCAATTAAGAATTTACAATCGCTGGGGTCAAGAAGTATATAAAGCTTCCGGTTATAAGAATAATTGGTCTGCGGAGAACGTAACGGAAGGCACGTATTTTTATCAACTCCTACTTCTTAACTCCGGTCAACAGATCAAAGGTTGGATAGAAGTTGTTCGCTAA
- a CDS encoding GEVED domain-containing protein, producing MKKLYCCLILFIYWLGWPTSLQAQTPINLGKTTDLIATFRAKASINSRKVTALNNQIKQAVPGQRTLFLNINTSKKEGSAEVFIGNVVARKNSSYFLKADGTNLSGYLILQDEKRAYQYSSKTNGQAYLQEVDINKVICVDLPLVSSPPGIANNQVLAPAVKVPLLESLPGAGAVVLLDFDGEYVSGTGWNGGKAIDAAPAQFSSLEMEEVWKIISEDFRPYELNITTNEAVFAQAAVTRRMRVIFTPTRQWYGYVGGVAYIGSFNWNSDTPCWAFNSGVKAAGDVGSHEVGHTLKLRHDGRSSPAETYYYGQGNWAPIMGSSYYREQAQWSKGEYPAANNKEDDVSIMATNGFKYRSDDHSNTTDSATVLTKDAEGKVLPAYNKGIITTDTDTDVFSFITDGGKVSLQVNPNPSYPNLDVLLTLKNDSLKTIAKSDSTGMSAALNVTLAAGTYYLYIDGATGDMGATSNYGSLGEYSIAGFIPTFCIPALANDCKSGDIINNFSFHNLVNYNSDCGGQAAGYTDYLPTGTFTTTVSRGQTYKLSVQAGASRAQGFGVWIDYNNDQDFGDAGEFIYSSPTFGTQVYDATITIPLETTTGTKRLRVRSQYQATLTSNQECAAFAGETEDYIITIQDPVVSSTQWNLRYGGKDQEGFTTILKTADGGYLSGGFSTSGMSGDKTQDNRGKNDYWIIKTDANGQKIWDKRYGGAADDYLNRVIQTIDGGYLLAGSSLSGTGGDKTQNSRGDRDYWIVKINSTGVKQWDKRFGGSGYEELKKVLQLSTGEYILAGYSNSPASGDKRKPSRGGTDYWIVKVSSTGSLLWERNYGGDLNDILSGIVQTADGGFVLGGSSVSGKGGDKTEVSRGDKDFWLVRIDKNGKKLWDKTYGGSGQDDAFSLGTIRQGGFFIAGQSDSPAGGDKTRVSQGGKDFWFIKVANNGVKIWDKRFGGSKDEELRASIQTSDGGFILAGKSFSDKGGNKTQNSQGSSDYWIVKTDQDGMYQWDKRFGGSGAEELRAVTQTSDGGLLLAGKSESGASGDKTQPSQGKTDFWLVKVAPDAKSIVAKREANEAEELLVSATQLQISAHPNPFSDKVTISFTLPDTQSATIKVYDLQGREITTLFQEEAEAKKEYTVEWKVNKQKAGIYILQLLTPTKHSQHKLLLSQ from the coding sequence ATGAAAAAACTCTACTGTTGCTTAATACTGTTTATCTACTGGCTTGGGTGGCCAACAAGCCTGCAAGCGCAAACACCAATCAATTTAGGCAAAACAACAGACCTGATAGCTACCTTCCGAGCGAAAGCCTCTATTAATTCCAGAAAGGTCACTGCCTTAAATAATCAAATTAAACAAGCCGTACCCGGGCAAAGAACCTTGTTCCTAAATATAAATACAAGTAAAAAGGAAGGGTCTGCGGAGGTTTTTATCGGGAATGTGGTCGCCAGAAAGAACAGTTCCTACTTCTTAAAAGCGGATGGTACGAACCTTTCCGGTTATCTCATTCTACAAGATGAGAAAAGAGCTTATCAATATTCCTCGAAAACTAACGGACAAGCCTATCTGCAAGAAGTGGATATCAATAAAGTAATTTGCGTGGATTTGCCACTGGTTAGTTCACCACCAGGAATCGCTAACAACCAGGTGCTTGCTCCGGCAGTGAAAGTGCCCCTGCTGGAAAGTTTACCAGGGGCAGGCGCGGTAGTTTTACTCGATTTTGATGGCGAGTACGTCAGTGGGACGGGATGGAATGGTGGAAAAGCCATTGATGCAGCTCCCGCTCAGTTCTCTTCCTTGGAAATGGAAGAAGTTTGGAAAATAATAAGTGAAGATTTTCGCCCGTATGAGCTTAATATTACGACGAATGAAGCAGTATTTGCCCAAGCAGCGGTGACTCGTCGCATGCGGGTTATTTTCACTCCTACCAGGCAATGGTATGGTTACGTGGGAGGGGTGGCTTATATTGGATCTTTTAACTGGAATAGTGATACACCCTGCTGGGCGTTCAATTCAGGCGTAAAAGCAGCCGGTGATGTGGGATCTCATGAAGTAGGGCATACGCTAAAATTAAGGCATGATGGAAGAAGCTCCCCGGCTGAAACCTATTATTATGGTCAGGGAAACTGGGCTCCCATTATGGGTTCATCCTATTATCGGGAACAAGCTCAGTGGAGTAAGGGGGAATATCCAGCAGCTAACAATAAGGAAGATGATGTATCCATCATGGCGACCAATGGTTTTAAGTATCGCTCCGATGATCATAGTAATACGACCGATAGTGCCACGGTTTTAACTAAAGATGCAGAAGGAAAAGTGTTGCCGGCTTATAATAAAGGAATAATTACAACTGATACTGACACGGATGTTTTTTCTTTCATAACGGATGGGGGCAAAGTATCTTTACAAGTAAATCCCAATCCAAGTTATCCCAATCTGGATGTGCTCCTTACTTTAAAGAATGACTCTCTTAAAACCATTGCCAAATCTGATTCCACAGGTATGTCTGCTGCGCTGAATGTCACTTTAGCGGCGGGTACCTACTATTTATATATTGATGGTGCTACCGGAGATATGGGCGCTACGTCTAACTATGGTTCGCTCGGGGAGTATTCTATTGCCGGGTTCATTCCAACATTCTGCATTCCCGCCCTGGCGAACGATTGTAAATCCGGAGATATAATCAATAATTTTAGCTTCCATAATCTGGTAAATTATAATTCTGACTGCGGTGGCCAGGCTGCTGGCTATACGGACTACCTTCCTACGGGTACCTTTACTACTACTGTATCACGCGGCCAAACTTATAAGCTTAGTGTACAAGCCGGCGCTAGCCGCGCCCAAGGTTTTGGCGTTTGGATTGACTATAACAACGATCAAGATTTTGGTGATGCGGGTGAATTTATTTACAGTTCCCCTACTTTTGGAACGCAGGTTTACGATGCAACCATTACTATTCCCCTGGAAACAACAACAGGTACGAAGCGTTTACGGGTAAGATCTCAGTACCAGGCAACTTTAACCAGTAATCAAGAGTGCGCGGCTTTTGCCGGCGAAACCGAGGATTATATTATTACCATTCAGGATCCAGTGGTAAGTAGTACCCAATGGAATCTGCGTTACGGGGGGAAGGATCAGGAAGGATTTACCACTATTTTGAAAACGGCTGATGGAGGCTATCTATCCGGCGGCTTTTCTACCTCCGGAATGAGTGGCGATAAAACGCAAGATAACCGGGGTAAAAATGATTACTGGATTATCAAGACGGATGCTAATGGTCAAAAAATCTGGGATAAACGCTACGGTGGAGCAGCGGACGATTACTTGAACCGCGTCATTCAAACAATCGATGGGGGCTATCTGCTGGCTGGTTCCTCCCTTTCGGGTACCGGTGGTGATAAAACACAAAATAGTCGGGGAGACCGCGACTACTGGATTGTAAAAATTAATAGCACCGGCGTAAAGCAATGGGATAAACGCTTCGGCGGTTCTGGTTACGAAGAACTGAAAAAAGTACTACAACTCTCTACCGGAGAATATATTTTAGCGGGTTACAGCAATTCGCCCGCCAGCGGGGACAAGCGCAAACCCAGCCGGGGGGGGACCGATTACTGGATTGTAAAGGTAAGTAGTACCGGTTCTCTCCTTTGGGAAAGAAATTACGGTGGCGACTTAAATGATATTTTATCTGGGATTGTGCAAACCGCGGATGGAGGTTTTGTATTAGGGGGCAGTTCCGTTTCCGGCAAGGGGGGAGATAAAACCGAGGTAAGTCGAGGTGATAAAGATTTTTGGTTGGTGCGGATTGATAAAAATGGTAAAAAGCTATGGGATAAAACCTATGGTGGTAGTGGCCAAGACGATGCTTTTTCTTTAGGTACCATCCGGCAAGGAGGCTTCTTTATAGCTGGACAAAGTGACTCTCCTGCGGGAGGAGATAAAACCAGGGTAAGTCAGGGTGGAAAAGATTTCTGGTTTATCAAGGTAGCCAATAATGGTGTTAAAATCTGGGATAAAAGGTTTGGCGGCAGCAAAGACGAAGAACTTCGGGCGAGTATACAGACCAGCGATGGTGGCTTCATTCTAGCGGGTAAATCGTTTTCGGATAAAGGGGGCAATAAGACCCAGAACAGCCAGGGATCTAGTGATTACTGGATTGTTAAAACGGACCAGGATGGTATGTACCAGTGGGATAAACGTTTTGGCGGCAGTGGAGCCGAAGAATTACGCGCGGTAACGCAAACTAGTGATGGCGGCTTGCTTCTAGCCGGAAAATCCGAATCTGGCGCGAGCGGTGATAAAACGCAGCCTAGTCAAGGAAAAACAGACTTCTGGCTGGTGAAAGTAGCGCCGGACGCTAAATCGATAGTCGCTAAGCGAGAAGCAAACGAGGCAGAAGAATTACTGGTTTCCGCCACACAGCTGCAAATAAGCGCGCACCCGAACCCCTTCTCCGATAAGGTGACGATTAGCTTTACTCTACCTGATACGCAATCCGCAACAATTAAAGTGTACGATTTACAAGGTAGAGAAATAACAACTTTGTTTCAAGAGGAGGCAGAAGCAAAGAAGGAGTATACCGTAGAATGGAAAGTAAACAAACAGAAGGCAGGCATTTACATATTACAACTGCTCACTCCGACAAAACATAGCCAACACAAACTTCTACTAAGTCAATAA